ATCATCGTCGCCTTCCTCGGCCGCCTCAACCCGCTCAGCATCGTCGCCGCGGGCCTCTTCCTCGCGCTCACCTATGTCGGCGGCGAGGCGGTGCAACTGACTCTCAGCGTCTCCGACAAGGTCACGCGCGTCTTCCAGGGGCTGCTGCTGTTCTTCGTGCTCTCCTGCGACACGCTCATTCTATACAAGATCCGGCTGGTCTTCTCCCGCCTCGGCCGCGGCAACGAGGGGGAAGCGCACTGATGGGCATGATCGAGGCAATCCTTCTCACCGTGATCACGGCGGCGACGCCGCTGGTGCTTGCTTCCGTCGGCGAACTCGTCACGGAGCGCACCGGCGTGCTCAATCTCGGCGTGGAGGGCATGATGGTGATGGGCGCGGCCATCGCCTTCGCCGCAACGCAGATCACCGGCTCGCCCTATGTCGGCATCCTCGCCGGCATTGCCGGCGGCGCGCTGTTTTCCCTGCTCTTCGGTTTCCTGACGCTGACGCTCGTCGCCAACCAGGTGGCGACCGGCCTTGCGCTGACCATTCTGGGCCTCGGCGTCTCGGGCCAGATCGGCGAACCCTATGTCGGCATGTCCGGCGCAAGGCTCGAGCCGATCGCGATCCCGCTTCTTTCCGATATTCCCTTCATCGGCCCGCTGCTCTTCCGGCAGGATATCATTTTCTACATTTCGATCGCGCTGGTGATCGGCGTGAACTGGTTCCTGTTCAAAAGCCGTGCGGGCCTGAAGATCCGCGCCATCGGCGACAACCATGCCTCCGCCCACGCGCTCGGTATCCATGTCATCCGCACGCGCTATCTCGCCGTGATGTTCGGCGGGGCCTGCGCGGGCCTTGCCGGCGCGCAGCTCTCGCTGGTCTATACGCCGCAATGGGTGGAGAACATGTCAGCCGGGCGCGGCTGGATCGCGCTGGCGCTGGTGGTCTTCGCCTCCTGGCGGCCGTGGCGCGTGCTGCTCGGCGGCTATCTCTTCGGCGCCGTGTCGATCAGCCAGCTTCATGCGCAGGCCTTCGGCATCGGCATCCCCTCGCAGTTCCTGTCGGCGCTGCCCTACGCCGCCACGATCATCGTGCTCATCCTGATCTCGCACAATCGACGCATGACGCTGATCAACACACCCGCCTCTCTCGGCAAGCCGTTCGTTCCCGACCGGTGAGAAAGACGGAAAACGACCACTCCAACCTCAGAGGATAAAATGAAGAAAATCATTCTCGCTCTCGCAACCTCCGCCGCCGTCCTCGGCTTCGCCGTCGCGGCAAGCGCACAGGACAAGACGAAAATCTGCTTCATCTATGTCGGCTCCAAGACGGATGGCGGCTATTCGGAAGGCCACGACCGCGGCCGCCAGGAGCTCGAAAAGGCGATGGGCGACAAGATCGAGACCGCCTTCCTCGAAAACGTACCGGAAGGCCCGGATGCCGAACGCGCCGTCGAGCGCATGGCGCGCTCGGGCTGCGCGCTGGTCTTCACCACGTCCTTCGGCTTCATGGACGCGACGATCAAGGTCGCCCAGAAGTTCCCGGACGTGAAGTTCGAGCATGCGACCGGCTTCAAGAGCGCCGAGAATGTCGGCACCTACAACGCCCGCTTCTACGAAGGTCGTTACATCCAGGGCGTGATCGCCGCCAAGATGTCCAAGAAGGGCGTCGCCGGCTACATCGCCTCCTTCCCGATCCCGGAAGTCGTGATGGGCATCAACGCCTTCATGCTCGGCGCGCAGTCCGTCAACCCGGACTTCAAGGTCAAGATCGTCTGGGCCAACACCTGGGCCGATCCGGGCAAGGAAGCCGACGCCGCCAAGGCGCTGGCCGACCAGGGCGTCGACATCCTGACGCAGCATACCGACTCCACCGCCCCGATGCAGGTCGCCGCCGAACGCGGCATCCATGCCTTCGGCCAGGCCTCGGACATGATTGCCGCCGGCCCGAACACCCAGCTCACCGCCATCGTCGATACCTGGGGCGCCTATTACATCAAGCGCACGCAGGCGGTTCTCGACGGCACCTGGAAGTCGGAGCAGATCTGGGACGGCCTGAAGGACGGCATCCTGACGATGGCGCCCTACACGAACATGCCCGACGACGTGAAGAAGGCCGCCGAAGACGTCGAGGCGAAGATCCGCTCCGGCGAGCTGCATCCCTTCACCGGCCCGGTCAAGAAGCAGGACGGCTCCGAATGGCTGGCTGCCGGCCAGGTTTCGGATGACGGCACGCTGCTCGGCATGAACTTCTACGTCGCCGGCGTGGACGACAAGCTGCCGCAGTAAGTCGCGGCTTATGGAACGGCGGAAAGGCGCTCCGGACGGGAGCGCCTTTCTCGTCTGGCGAGAGGGCCGCATGCGCGGAAGCGGGCGAGGCCCTATCCCCTTGTTTGTACGTGGCTGCAAGTGCAAAACCGCTTCGCACTTTTGTTGGATTTGCTCTATACCAGCGCAAGGCTTCCGGAACAGAAGGGGTGTTTCGGACCGGAGGAGGGGACGATTTTTGCGCAAGGGATTGCTTGAGACGGTCATCAACGGGCTGAACACGCGCACCAGTCATGCGCAGGTGGTCAACGAGTTGGGCCTTGCCATTATCGCAGGGGAATATCCTGTCGGCGCGACGCTGCCGGGCGATGCGGAGCTTGCGGCGCGCTTCAAGGTGTCGCGCACCGTGCTGCGCGAGGCGATGAAGACGCTTGCCGCGAAGGGCCTTGTCGTTCCGCGCGCGCGCATCGGCACGCGCGTCACGCCCAACACGCAATGGAACCTCTTCGACAGCGATATCCTGACCTGGTATTTCGCCGTCGGTATCGACGAAAGCTTCCTCCTGCACCTTTCCGAAGTGCGCCTTGCCTTCGAGCCGCATGCGGCGGCGCTTGCCGCGCGCCACGCCACCGAGGCCGACATCAGCCAGATGATGCGCCTTGCCGTGGCCATGGGCGATACGTCGCACACAGCCGAATCGCTCGCGCTGGCGGACCTGAAATTCCATCTCTCGGTGCTGGACGCCTCGCGCAACCCCTTCCTGCGCACGGTCGGCAGCCTGATCGAGGCCGCGCTCGTCGGCGCCTTCAAGCTCAGCTCCCCCGCCGCCGATCTCGGCAAGATGGGCGAGGTGGCAGCGACTCACATCCGCATCGTCGAGGAAATCGACCGGCGGGATGAGGAGGGCGCGCGCCGCGCAATGGAGAACGTCATCCGTGTCGGCCGCGAACGCGTGGTTCAGGCTCTGCGCGAGGAAGAATAGCCCGGCAGGAAACGGGTGGCCCGCATGACGGGCCGCCTTGGCGAATCAATCGTCGTTGCTGGCGTTCAGCTCTTCCGGCCGCTTACCCTCGCTGGAGGCATGCGCCGCCACGAGCTGTGCAGACCCCATCGCCTGATAGAGATTGAACAACGCTTCGCTCGCCCGTGCGGCGAGACGGAACCAGTCGGGATTTCCGGCAATGGCGGGGTGGTGGAGGAGCTGGTCGTCGACGAGGTCGAGCACGATGGACGTCGTGTGCACCGCCTCGTGGAAGCCGAAGGAGCCGGACGCATAGTGCGCCAGCAGCTCCGGTGGCGTCATGGCGCGCTCGTCCGCCAGAAGGTCGAGCTGTTTCAGCCGTTCGTCCTCGAGTTCGATATCGGTGCTTTCCAGCATGTCTGTCTCCGTTGCCGTTGCTGGGTCAGAAGTAATCGAGCCGCACCCGCCGGCGGATCAGGAGGATCGAGCGGTCCGGCTGGATCTGGTAGGTCTCGAAGACCTCCCGGCCGGGGCGATCGCGGAACCGGTGTTCGAACGTGCTGCCGACGGGCGCCTTCGTCAGTCGCGTGCGCGGCTGGTGGCCGCCATAGGTGATGCTGCCGGGAATAGGCTCGATGCCGACGCCAGTCGTGGGCGTGCAGGCGCAAAGCGCGAGGACGGCGAACAGGGACAGGGCGGTGCGGATCATGTCGGGAACCTCTCACCGTATAATCTAGCACATTGCACGCCAGAGAAAACGGGCGGCCGAGGCCGCCCGTTCCGGAATGTTCAGCCCTGGGGCGTCAGCGTGACCGAGGTGCCGGTCGCCGCGAGGTTGAGGCCGATCTGGCCGCTGATGCTGACGGTCTGCAGGTGGATCGATCCCGACGTACCGCCGATGAGGACGTTGGTGCCGATGCCGACGCCGACCGTCGCCTCCGCCGTGGCGCCCTGATAGAGGCCACCGAGCGAGCCCTGATGGTAACCCGCCGTCGGCGCGAAGACCGCCCAGACGATGCGGCCCTGCGTGGTGAAGCCGAGATCGACGCCCATCTTGCGGATAACGCCGCTATAGCTGTCACGCTCGCCGTTGCTCGCGCTGAACACGCAATCGACGGTCTTGGCCGAGCCAAGCACATAACCGACCCCGCCGCCGACATCGCAGGTCAGCATGCCGATCTTCACGCCGCCGCGTGCGCCGTTGTCCACATAGGTCGGCGCCTTGTCGCGGTAAACCATGTCCGCTGCGCCGGCCGTCGTCGCGAGAGCCTGCGCAAGCGTCAGGGCCAGCACGGTTCCAAGCTTCTTGTTCATCTGTGCACTCCTTCTAGCTGGCACGATAATGGCGAATCCGGTGCATTGGTTCCCGGCCGCAAGGTTACCTCATGGCGAAGAACGTGGCGGAGTGTGGGCGAACGGTCCGCCCGCCACAGGAAGTTGCGCCTGCCGGCGGCTCCCACGGGGCCGGCACGAAAAAAGCCCGGCCGAGACGGCCGGGCTTCGTGTTTTCAGCGTCGCTGCGTTCAGCGCTTGGAAACCGGCACGTAATCGCGCTTGGGCGCGCCGATATAGAGCTGGCGCGGGCGGCCAATGCGCTGTTCCGGGTCCTCGATCATCTCGTTCCACTGGGCGATCCAGCCGACCGTGCGCGCGAGCGCGAAGAGCACCGTGAACATGGTGGTGGGGAAGCCCAGCGCCTTCAGCGTAATGCCGGAATAGAAGTCGATGTTCGGATAGAGCTTCTTCTCGATGAAGTACTCATCCGTCAGCGCGATGCGCTCCAGCTCCATGGCGACTTCCAGCATCGGGTCGTCCTTGATGCCGAGTTCGCCCAGAACCTCGTGCGTCGTCTTCTGCATGATGCGCGCGCGCGGATCGTAGTTCTTGTAGACGCGATGGCCGAAGCCCATCAGGCGGAACGGATCGTTCTTGTCCTTGGCCCGCGCGACATATTCAGGAATCCGCTCCACCGAGCCGATCTCGGCCAGCATGTTGAGCGCCGCCTCGTTGGCGCCGCCATGGGCCGGACCCCAGAGGCAGGCGATACCGGCCGCGATGCAGGCGAACGGATTGGCGCCCGAGGAGCCGGCAAGACGGACGGTGGAGGTGGATGCGTTCTGCTCGTGGTCGGCATGCAGGATGAAAATACGGTCCATGGCGCGCGAGAGCACCGGGTTCACGGTGTATTCCTCGCACGGAACGGCAAAGCACATGCGCAGGAAGTTCGACGCGTAGTCGAGATCGTTCTTCGGATAAACGAAGGGCTGGCCGATATGGTACTTGTAGGCCATGGCAGCGATCGTCGGCATCTTGGCGATCATGCGCAGCGAGGCGACCATGCGCTGGTGCGGATCGGTGATGTCGGTCGAGTCGTGATAGAAGGCCGAGAGCGCGCCGACGCAGCCGCACATGACGGCCATGGGATGGGCGTCGCGGCGGAAGCCGGTGAAGAAGCGGCTCATCTGCTCATGCACCATGGTGTGGTGCGTCACGCGGTAGTCGAAGTCGTCCTTCTGGGTCTTGGTGGGCAGTTCGCCGTACAACAGAAGGTAGCAGACTTCGAGGAAGTCGCCATGCTCGGCAAGCTGCTCGATCGGGTAGCCGCGGTGCAGCAGCACGCCCTCGTCGCCGTCGATATAGGTGATCTTGGATTCGCACGAGGCGGTGGAGGTGAAGCCGGGGTCGTAGGTGAAGGCGCCGGTATGCTTGTAGAGCGTGCCGATGTCGATCACATCGGGGCCGATCGTCCCGGATCTCGTCGGCAGGTCGACCGTCTTGTCACCGATGGATACACCCGCGCTTTTTCCTGTCATAACGATCCTCCGTTGTTTCGAATGGCGGCACGAAAGCGTGCCCGGCCATGAACATGTTCGTTTTGCTAGCCCATTTACGGCACCCTGCCAAGCGATACGAAAGGCAAATTGTGCATTGCGGAAACAGGCTTTCCGGCAACGCAATATCTACCCTTTATGCGAAGTTGCAAGCAACCTTTGAGAGTGCTCTTCAGATTATGGAGGGCGCATCCTTTCTGTCTGGCTTAGCAATTGTCATATATACTGGCGATTGAAGATTTCCTCGTTCGATTGCACAATGGAAAGGGGATAGAGGGGCCGGGACATGGCCGAGGGGAAGATCGCGGAGCGCGAGGAGGCGCCCGAAGCCTATGGCTGGCGGGCAACGGTCGAACATGGCGGCGCACCGCCGGTGTCCTTGCCGCCGTCGCCTCGAAGAACATGGTCCGCCCGACTGTCGCGTATGGTCGCCCGGCTCGGCAGTCGGCTGCCGGAGCGGCGGACACTTGCTCCCGACTTTGCGCAGGAGCGGGCGCATGGGCATTTCTTCCTGTTCGTTCCCGTCTTCCTTGGAGTGGGGGCGGCACTCTGGTTTGCCATCGCGTCCGACCCGTCGCCCCTCATGCTGGGACTGCTCGCCTTCGCGACATTCTGGCCTGCCTGGCGGTTGCGTCACCGGGAAGACTGGACTGCGCTGGCCGCGGGCGGCGTGTTCCTGATCCCCGTCGGCATGTTGCTGGCGGCGGCCGAGAGCCAGCGACTCGATACGGTCATCCTCGATGCGCCGGTAACGACGGAGATCGCCGGCCGGGTTCTGTCGCGGGAAAGCGACGAAAGAGGCGCCATCCGCTATCGTATCGCGCTTGAGACGACGCGCGACCCCGCATTGAAGCGCATGCCGGAGACCGTGACGCTGCTTGCCCGAAGCCGGCACCCCTCTGTTCCCATCGGCGGCGGGATCAAGGGACGGGCGCGGCTCAATCCGCCCTCGGGGCCGGCACTGGCAGGTCTCAACGATTTCGCCTTCGACGCCTATTTCGCCGGTAATGGCGCGGTCGGTTACTTCTACAGCAAGCCGGAAACTTTTCCGGTCGCTCAGGCGCGCATGACCGACCGGATACGGCAGGAGATCGCCACCTGGCGAAACAACCTTACCGAGCATATTCGAGGCCGCATCGGCGGCGATGCCGGCGCGATCGCCGCCGCCCTTGTGACGGCTGAACAGCGCGCCATCGATCCCGAAACAGTGGAGGCCCTAAGGCAGGCCGGGCTTGCCCATGTCCTCGCCATTTCGGGTCTCAACATGGTGCTGGCCGCCGGCACGTTCCTGGTCGGCGCGCGCGTGCTCATGGCCGCGATCCCCGGCTTCGCCGAGCGTTACCCCGTAAGGAAGATCGCCGCCGCCGGCGCGCTGGTCATGGTCACGCTCTATATCCTTGTCTCGGGCGGCGCGATCTCGGCAGTGCGGTCCTGGATCATGATCTGCGTGATGCTCGTCGCCGTGCTCGCCGGCCGCTCCGCCATCAGCCTGCGCAATGTGGCGATCTCCGCGATCCTCATTCTGGCGGCCACGCCGTCGGCCGTCACCAATCCCGGGTTTCAGATGTCCTATGCGGCGACGCTCGGCCTAGTCGCCGGCTATGCGGCCTGGCGGGAGAGGCCGGTTCGGCGGGAGAGCCGGGGAGGGCCGCTGCGGCTTTTCGGTGGTTCGCTCGGGCGCCTCTTCGGCGGGCTTCTCCTATCGTCGCTGATCGGCGGCTTTGCGACGCTGATCTATTCCATCGGCCACTTCCATCGTATCCCGGCCTATGGCCTCGCCGGCAACCTGTTCGCCATGCCGGTCATCAGCACGATCGTGATGCCCTTCGGCCTCATCGCCGTGCTGCTGATGCCCTTCGGCCTGGATGCGGTCCCGTTCGCCATCATGGGAAAAGGCATCGAGTGGATGATTGCCCTGTCGAACTGGGTTGCCGGCTGGAAGGGGGAGGTCGTCACCGGCCGAATTCCACCGCTCGCCTTCCTGCTCATCGGCGTGGGCGGTGGTCTCGTCTGCATCCTGCGCACACGCCTGCGCCATGTCGGCGCGCTGCTTGTCCTGTCGGGTATCGGCGTCGCCTTTTCGCCCGGCGGCCGCCCCGCGCCGGAAGTCCTGGTCTCGGAGGACGGCCGCCTTGTCGCCATCCTGTCCGGGGAGGCAACGGCGACGAACCGGGTCCGGCCACCGGGCTTCATCTACGATCAATGGCGGCGTGCGCTCCGGCTCGGCGATCTGGTCAAGCCGGACATGCGCAAGACGGCGGGACTGACGCTGGAGACCGAGGTGAAAGCGGAGGGGCGGGAACAGCCTCGCCGCAAGGCGGATCGGCAAAAGGCAAAAGCCGCGCTGGCCGGCGCAATCGATGCCTCGAAGAAGACGGGCCGCTTCGTCTGCGAAGCAAAGGCCTTCTGCGCCGCCGTCTCGCCCAGCGGCTGGCGGATCGTCACGATCGAGGACACCGCTTTCCTCGGCGTTGCCTGCGACGGGTCGGATCTCGTCGTCGTACCCTTCGCCCTGCGGCTCGATACCTGCCGCTCCGGTGCGCGACTTATGACCGCCCGGCACTTGCGGCGTAGCGGCGCAATGGAAATCCAGCCTGCCGAAGGAGAAGCGTCTTCCGCGCTCTCCAACGCCGAATTCACGGCCGCGGTCGGGACGCTCAGCCGCCCATGGTCACGACACCGCACCTACGACTGGCGCAAGGCAACCTTCGAGCCGGAAGCGGATGATCAATTGTAGCGGCGGATGAGGCCGACGAGCTTGCCCTGGATCTTCACACGGTCGGGGCCGAAGATACGGGTCTCATAAGCCGGGTTGGCGGCTTCCAGGGCAATGGAGGCACCCTTGCGGCGGAAACGCTTCAGGGTCGCCTCCTCGTCATCGACGAGCGCCACGATGATTTCGCCCGGATTGGCGCTGCTTGCATTGCGGATGATCACCGTGTCGCCATCGAGAATGCCGGCCTCGATCATCGAGTCGCCCTTGACCTCCAGCGCATAATGCTCGCCGCTGCCGATCATCTCGGCCGGCACGGTGATGTCGTGGGTGTTGTTCTGGATGGCAGAGATCGGCACGCCGGCGGCGATGCGTCCCATGACGGGAACGGAGACGGAAGAAGAAATCTCCGCCGGGGCCGTGCGCTGCGCGGGAGCGGCCGGCGGGGCGGCCTGCTTGCCACGGCTGCCCTCGATGACGGACGGCGAGAAGCCACGGCGAGGCTGCAGGCTCGGCGAATAGGCATCGGGAAGCTTGATCACCTCCAGCGCGCGCGCCCTGTTGGGCAGGCGGCGGATGAAGCCGCGCTCCTCCAGCGCCGTGATAAGGCGATGGATACCGGATTTGGAGGCGAGATCGAGGGCATCCTTCATCTCGTCGAAGGAGGGCGGAATGCCGGATTCCTTCATACGCTCATGAATGAACAGCAGGAGTTCCTGTTGTTTGCGCGTCAGCATGGCCTCTCCACCGAGAATCGTGAAACAAATCCAGAACAGACACTATCTGTTCCATATGTGTTCCGCAAGGGGCTGCTGATACAATAATGTTTCTCAGGGTGCGGGTTCGCGCAGAAGCAGAACCTTGCACGGCGCTCCCACGGCCATGGCCGGAGCCTGGGGCGGCCGGACCAGCAGGCCTTCCGCTTCCGCGAAGGTCTTCATCATCGAGGAATCCTGCTTGCCGAAGGGGGTGACGAGCAGTTCGCCGGCGGGGCCGCGAGCCAGGCGGGCGCGGACATAGTCCTGCCGGTGGTCGTTTTCCTTGACCGGCACCGCCGTGACGGCGTCCCGCAGGCGGGTTTTCGGCGGCAGATGCGCAAGACGGCGGACGAGGGGTTCGAGGAACAGCAACGAGCAGACGAGACTGGAGACGGGGTTGCCGGGCAAGCCGACGACTTGGATCTCGCCGAGGCGGCCGACCATCAGCGGCTTTCCGGGACGCATGGCGATGCGCCAGAAGTCGAGCTCCATGCCGGCTTCGCCAAGCACTGGCTGGACAAGGTCGAAATCGCCGACGGATGCGCCGCCGAGCGTCACCAGCACATCGATGTCGAGGGAAAGGGCATTCCGCACCGCTTCGAGAATTGCCTGCTTGTCGTCACGGACGATGCCGAGATCAACGATCTCCGCGCCGGCGCTGCGGGCGATGGCGGCGACGCCATAGGTGTTGGATGCGATGATCTGGCTTGCACCCGGCGACGTGCCCGGCGGTACCAGCTCGTCGCCGGTCGCCAGAAGGGCGACGCGGGGACGGGTATATACGGTCAGCTCCGCATGGTTCATCGCGGCAGCGACGGTGAGGCGGCCCGGATCGAGCATGTCGCCGGCCTTGAGGACGATTTCTCCTTCGGAGAAATCCTGGCCACGGGGGCGGATATGGCGGCCCTTCGGGGTGAGGAAGGTCGTGCGGATGCGGCCGTCCTCCAGCACCTCGGCATCTTCCTGCAAAAGCACGGTATCGGCGAAGGCGGGGAGCGGCGCACCGGTGAAGATGCGCACGGCCTCGCCCGGACCCGCAGAGCCTTCGAAGGCGTGGCCGGCCGCGGAGGTGCCGACGACCTTGAGGACGGCGCCGAGCACGGCGATGTCCGCATGGCGCAGGGCGTAGCCGTCCATCGCGGAATTGTCGAAGGGCGGCTGGGTAAGGCGGGCGGCTACATCCTCCGCAAGCACGCGGCCCTCCGCCTCATGAAGCGGGACCTTTTCCGTCCGTCGCACCGGCCTTGCCGCGGAAAGCAGGCGTTCAAGGGCATCGGCAACGGGCAGAAGGGCCATCAGGCGTCTCCGCGTTTGTAGTCACCGGAACGGCCGCCGGACTTTTCGCGCAGCCGCACGCCGCCGATCTCCATCTCGCGGTCGGCGGCCTTGGCCATGTCGTAGATTGTGAGGCAGGCAACGCTGACGGCCGTCAGCGCCTCCATCTCGACGCCGGTGCGGCCGGTAAGTTTTGCCATCGCCTCGACGCGCAGGCCCGGAAGGGCGAGATCCTCGCGGATTTCCACCGCCACCTTGGTCAGCATCAGCGGGTGGCAGAGCGGGATGAGGCTGGAGGTCTGCTTGGCGGCCATGATGCCGGCAAGGCGCGCCGTGCCGATCACGTCGCCTTTCTTGGCGTCGCCCTTAAGAATGAGGTCGAGCGTCGCAGGCGCCATGCGGATGAAGGCCTCGGCGACAGCGATGCGCACCGTTTCGCCCTTGTCGCCGACATCCACCATGTTGGCTTCGCCGGAGGCGTCGATATGCGTGAGCTTCGTCATTCGGCGGCCAGCATGCCGGCATTGCCGGTCAGGAGTTCGCGCGTTGCGGCCGCCACGTCTTCCTTGCGCATCAGGCTTTCGCCGACGAGGAAGGTGGAGATGCCGACCTTGCCGAGGCGCTGGCAGTCGGCATGGGTGAAGATGCCGCTTTCGCCGACGAGCAGCCGGTCTTCCGGCACCATGCCGGCGAGCTTCTCCGAAACCGCAAGATCGACTTCGAAGGTGCGCAGGTTCCGGTTGTTGACGCCGACAAGCT
This DNA window, taken from Shinella zoogloeoides, encodes the following:
- a CDS encoding ABC transporter permease, which codes for MGMIEAILLTVITAATPLVLASVGELVTERTGVLNLGVEGMMVMGAAIAFAATQITGSPYVGILAGIAGGALFSLLFGFLTLTLVANQVATGLALTILGLGVSGQIGEPYVGMSGARLEPIAIPLLSDIPFIGPLLFRQDIIFYISIALVIGVNWFLFKSRAGLKIRAIGDNHASAHALGIHVIRTRYLAVMFGGACAGLAGAQLSLVYTPQWVENMSAGRGWIALALVVFASWRPWRVLLGGYLFGAVSISQLHAQAFGIGIPSQFLSALPYAATIIVLILISHNRRMTLINTPASLGKPFVPDR
- a CDS encoding BMP family ABC transporter substrate-binding protein, producing the protein MKKIILALATSAAVLGFAVAASAQDKTKICFIYVGSKTDGGYSEGHDRGRQELEKAMGDKIETAFLENVPEGPDAERAVERMARSGCALVFTTSFGFMDATIKVAQKFPDVKFEHATGFKSAENVGTYNARFYEGRYIQGVIAAKMSKKGVAGYIASFPIPEVVMGINAFMLGAQSVNPDFKVKIVWANTWADPGKEADAAKALADQGVDILTQHTDSTAPMQVAAERGIHAFGQASDMIAAGPNTQLTAIVDTWGAYYIKRTQAVLDGTWKSEQIWDGLKDGILTMAPYTNMPDDVKKAAEDVEAKIRSGELHPFTGPVKKQDGSEWLAAGQVSDDGTLLGMNFYVAGVDDKLPQ
- a CDS encoding FadR/GntR family transcriptional regulator; its protein translation is MRKGLLETVINGLNTRTSHAQVVNELGLAIIAGEYPVGATLPGDAELAARFKVSRTVLREAMKTLAAKGLVVPRARIGTRVTPNTQWNLFDSDILTWYFAVGIDESFLLHLSEVRLAFEPHAAALAARHATEADISQMMRLAVAMGDTSHTAESLALADLKFHLSVLDASRNPFLRTVGSLIEAALVGAFKLSSPAADLGKMGEVAATHIRIVEEIDRRDEEGARRAMENVIRVGRERVVQALREEE
- a CDS encoding DUF992 domain-containing protein, producing the protein MNKKLGTVLALTLAQALATTAGAADMVYRDKAPTYVDNGARGGVKIGMLTCDVGGGVGYVLGSAKTVDCVFSASNGERDSYSGVIRKMGVDLGFTTQGRIVWAVFAPTAGYHQGSLGGLYQGATAEATVGVGIGTNVLIGGTSGSIHLQTVSISGQIGLNLAATGTSVTLTPQG
- the gltA gene encoding citrate synthase; this encodes MTGKSAGVSIGDKTVDLPTRSGTIGPDVIDIGTLYKHTGAFTYDPGFTSTASCESKITYIDGDEGVLLHRGYPIEQLAEHGDFLEVCYLLLYGELPTKTQKDDFDYRVTHHTMVHEQMSRFFTGFRRDAHPMAVMCGCVGALSAFYHDSTDITDPHQRMVASLRMIAKMPTIAAMAYKYHIGQPFVYPKNDLDYASNFLRMCFAVPCEEYTVNPVLSRAMDRIFILHADHEQNASTSTVRLAGSSGANPFACIAAGIACLWGPAHGGANEAALNMLAEIGSVERIPEYVARAKDKNDPFRLMGFGHRVYKNYDPRARIMQKTTHEVLGELGIKDDPMLEVAMELERIALTDEYFIEKKLYPNIDFYSGITLKALGFPTTMFTVLFALARTVGWIAQWNEMIEDPEQRIGRPRQLYIGAPKRDYVPVSKR
- a CDS encoding ComEC/Rec2 family competence protein, coding for MAEGKIAEREEAPEAYGWRATVEHGGAPPVSLPPSPRRTWSARLSRMVARLGSRLPERRTLAPDFAQERAHGHFFLFVPVFLGVGAALWFAIASDPSPLMLGLLAFATFWPAWRLRHREDWTALAAGGVFLIPVGMLLAAAESQRLDTVILDAPVTTEIAGRVLSRESDERGAIRYRIALETTRDPALKRMPETVTLLARSRHPSVPIGGGIKGRARLNPPSGPALAGLNDFAFDAYFAGNGAVGYFYSKPETFPVAQARMTDRIRQEIATWRNNLTEHIRGRIGGDAGAIAAALVTAEQRAIDPETVEALRQAGLAHVLAISGLNMVLAAGTFLVGARVLMAAIPGFAERYPVRKIAAAGALVMVTLYILVSGGAISAVRSWIMICVMLVAVLAGRSAISLRNVAISAILILAATPSAVTNPGFQMSYAATLGLVAGYAAWRERPVRRESRGGPLRLFGGSLGRLFGGLLLSSLIGGFATLIYSIGHFHRIPAYGLAGNLFAMPVISTIVMPFGLIAVLLMPFGLDAVPFAIMGKGIEWMIALSNWVAGWKGEVVTGRIPPLAFLLIGVGGGLVCILRTRLRHVGALLVLSGIGVAFSPGGRPAPEVLVSEDGRLVAILSGEATATNRVRPPGFIYDQWRRALRLGDLVKPDMRKTAGLTLETEVKAEGREQPRRKADRQKAKAALAGAIDASKKTGRFVCEAKAFCAAVSPSGWRIVTIEDTAFLGVACDGSDLVVVPFALRLDTCRSGARLMTARHLRRSGAMEIQPAEGEASSALSNAEFTAAVGTLSRPWSRHRTYDWRKATFEPEADDQL
- the lexA gene encoding transcriptional repressor LexA, whose protein sequence is MLTRKQQELLLFIHERMKESGIPPSFDEMKDALDLASKSGIHRLITALEERGFIRRLPNRARALEVIKLPDAYSPSLQPRRGFSPSVIEGSRGKQAAPPAAPAQRTAPAEISSSVSVPVMGRIAAGVPISAIQNNTHDITVPAEMIGSGEHYALEVKGDSMIEAGILDGDTVIIRNASSANPGEIIVALVDDEEATLKRFRRKGASIALEAANPAYETRIFGPDRVKIQGKLVGLIRRYN
- a CDS encoding molybdopterin molybdotransferase MoeA — protein: MALLPVADALERLLSAARPVRRTEKVPLHEAEGRVLAEDVAARLTQPPFDNSAMDGYALRHADIAVLGAVLKVVGTSAAGHAFEGSAGPGEAVRIFTGAPLPAFADTVLLQEDAEVLEDGRIRTTFLTPKGRHIRPRGQDFSEGEIVLKAGDMLDPGRLTVAAAMNHAELTVYTRPRVALLATGDELVPPGTSPGASQIIASNTYGVAAIARSAGAEIVDLGIVRDDKQAILEAVRNALSLDIDVLVTLGGASVGDFDLVQPVLGEAGMELDFWRIAMRPGKPLMVGRLGEIQVVGLPGNPVSSLVCSLLFLEPLVRRLAHLPPKTRLRDAVTAVPVKENDHRQDYVRARLARGPAGELLVTPFGKQDSSMMKTFAEAEGLLVRPPQAPAMAVGAPCKVLLLREPAP
- the moaC gene encoding cyclic pyranopterin monophosphate synthase MoaC, which encodes MTKLTHIDASGEANMVDVGDKGETVRIAVAEAFIRMAPATLDLILKGDAKKGDVIGTARLAGIMAAKQTSSLIPLCHPLMLTKVAVEIREDLALPGLRVEAMAKLTGRTGVEMEALTAVSVACLTIYDMAKAADREMEIGGVRLREKSGGRSGDYKRGDA